A single window of Verrucomicrobiia bacterium DNA harbors:
- a CDS encoding rhamnulokinase family protein, producing MPEQVYLGVDLGAESGRVMAGLWGGNQMRLESVHRFPNEPVAMGNGLHWDTARLWFEIQNGLTAAARTYGSRIVSVGVDTWGVDFALLSKSSELLGQPYHYRDARTRGMLDEAFARVPRAEIFAETGLQFMELNTLYQLLALQKNSPELLAQADCLLFTPDYLHWCLSGVRACEFTIASTSQLLHPTGAWSKKLLDQFNLPAKIFPEVVRPGTRIGTLRDSVSTRTGLGKIAITVPAAHDTGSAVAAAPTKHTGRANWAYLSSGTWSLLGVEVAKAHVSPRVLELNLTNEGGVDGTYRLLKNIMGLWLVQQCRRSFESRGKKLDYAALMPLAAAEPALVSLVDPNDAAFLNPPDMPRTIQEFCRATTQPAPQSEGALVRCALESLALAYQTTVAALEEVTGERIEVIHIIGGGSRNDLLNQFTADACARPVLAGPVEATALGNLLIQARGCGEIGSLAEMRATITRSEEMRAFEPNPATADAWQQAKARYAKLSQRTK from the coding sequence ATGCCCGAGCAAGTTTATCTGGGAGTGGACCTCGGCGCGGAAAGCGGCCGGGTCATGGCGGGATTGTGGGGCGGCAATCAAATGCGTCTCGAATCCGTGCATCGTTTTCCGAACGAACCGGTGGCGATGGGCAACGGCCTCCATTGGGACACCGCACGCCTTTGGTTTGAAATCCAGAACGGCCTCACCGCCGCCGCCCGCACCTACGGCTCGCGCATCGTTTCCGTCGGCGTGGATACTTGGGGCGTGGATTTCGCCCTGCTCTCGAAAAGTTCCGAACTCCTCGGCCAGCCGTATCATTATCGCGATGCCCGCACGCGCGGCATGCTGGACGAAGCCTTCGCGCGCGTGCCGCGTGCGGAAATTTTCGCCGAGACCGGCTTGCAATTCATGGAGTTGAACACGCTCTATCAGTTGCTCGCTCTGCAAAAAAATTCTCCTGAACTGCTCGCGCAAGCGGATTGCCTCCTCTTCACCCCGGATTATTTGCACTGGTGTTTGTCCGGCGTGCGTGCCTGTGAATTCACCATCGCCAGCACCTCCCAACTGCTTCATCCCACCGGCGCCTGGTCGAAAAAATTGCTCGATCAATTCAACTTGCCCGCAAAAATTTTTCCCGAAGTCGTTCGCCCGGGAACCCGCATCGGCACATTGCGCGACTCCGTCTCCACCCGTACGGGCCTCGGAAAAATCGCCATCACCGTGCCCGCCGCACACGACACCGGCTCCGCCGTCGCCGCCGCGCCAACGAAACACACTGGCCGCGCGAACTGGGCGTACCTCAGTTCCGGCACTTGGTCATTACTCGGCGTGGAAGTGGCGAAGGCGCACGTCTCGCCGCGCGTGCTGGAACTCAATCTCACGAACGAAGGCGGCGTGGACGGCACGTATCGTCTGCTGAAAAATATCATGGGCCTTTGGCTCGTGCAGCAATGCCGCCGTTCATTTGAGAGTCGTGGAAAAAAATTGGATTACGCCGCGCTCATGCCCCTGGCCGCCGCCGAACCCGCGCTCGTCTCGCTCGTGGACCCGAATGATGCCGCTTTTCTCAACCCTCCCGACATGCCCCGCACCATCCAGGAATTTTGCCGCGCGACCACTCAGCCCGCTCCGCAATCGGAAGGCGCGCTCGTCCGTTGCGCGCTTGAAAGTCTCGCGCTCGCATATCAAACGACTGTAGCCGCGCTCGAGGAAGTCACCGGCGAACGCATCGAAGTCATCCACATCATCGGCGGCGGTTCGCGCAACGATCTGCTCAATCAATTCACTGCCGACGCCTGCGCCCGCCCCGTCCTCGCCGGTCCGGTCGAGGCCACCGCGCTCGGCAACCTGCTCATCCAGGCTCGCGGCTGCGGCGAAATCGGTTCCCTCGCCGAAATGCGCGCAACCATCACCCGCTCAGAAGAAATGCGCGCCTTTGAACCAAATCCCGCGACCGCCGACGCCTGGCAACAGGCAAAAGCTCGTTACGCAAAATTGTCGCAACGCACGAAGTAG
- the modA gene encoding molybdate ABC transporter substrate-binding protein: MKRLLSRLPACLLALFLASSLRAAEITVFAAASLTDSLKQIAAAYEKTSGDKLTFNFAASSLLARQIIAGAPADLFFSADEAQMNSLDHAGLLAPGTRRSLLSNSLVIIVASDSALSINSANDLTNAAIKHLALADPKAVPAGVYSREYLTKRGLWTAIAPKVIPTENVRAALAAVGSGNVEAGMVYKTDAAISKKVKVACEIPISEGPAISYPVAIIKDSKNPEAARKLLEYLQSPGATHVFENYGFILVK, encoded by the coding sequence ATGAAAAGATTATTATCTCGGCTCCCGGCTTGCCTGCTTGCGCTTTTTCTCGCAAGTTCCTTGCGCGCGGCAGAAATCACCGTGTTCGCTGCCGCCAGCCTGACCGATTCCCTCAAGCAGATCGCCGCCGCCTACGAAAAGACTTCCGGCGATAAACTCACCTTTAATTTCGCCGCCTCCAGTTTGCTCGCCCGCCAAATAATCGCAGGCGCGCCCGCCGACCTGTTTTTCTCCGCCGATGAAGCCCAGATGAATTCCCTCGACCACGCCGGTCTGCTCGCGCCCGGCACCCGTCGCAGTTTGCTTTCCAATTCCCTGGTCATCATCGTCGCCTCGGACAGCGCTTTATCCATCAATTCCGCCAACGACCTCACGAACGCCGCCATCAAACATCTTGCCCTCGCCGATCCCAAAGCCGTGCCCGCGGGCGTTTACTCCAGGGAATATCTTACGAAGCGCGGACTCTGGACCGCCATTGCCCCCAAAGTGATTCCCACCGAAAATGTCCGCGCCGCCTTGGCCGCCGTGGGATCCGGCAACGTCGAAGCCGGCATGGTCTATAAAACCGACGCCGCCATCTCCAAAAAAGTAAAAGTCGCCTGCGAAATTCCCATCAGCGAAGGCCCCGCGATCAGTTACCCGGTCGCCATCATCAAAGACTCCAAAAATCCCGAAGCCGCGCGCAAACTTCTTGAATACTTGCAATCACCCGGCGCGACTCATGTATTCGAGAATTATGGCTTCATCCTCGTGAAATGA
- the modB gene encoding molybdate ABC transporter permease subunit: MENGDWQLVWFTVWISVLSTLLILPFGLAASWLLARRQWPGKSLVETFISLPLVMPPVATGLILLKIFGRRGAIGGFLHNHFDFDIVFTWRAVLIALCVMSFPLFVRSARVAFEEINPRLEEIARTLGAGNGRVFCTITLPLAARGIVGGLLLAFARALGEFGATIMIAGNIPGHTSTISLAIFQSVQLGHDDNAYRLLAVSVVLAFAAVWGSECFLRRKKSP, from the coding sequence ATGGAAAACGGTGATTGGCAACTCGTCTGGTTTACCGTTTGGATTTCTGTTCTCAGCACGCTTCTTATTTTGCCCTTTGGCCTCGCCGCAAGCTGGTTGCTGGCCCGGCGTCAATGGCCCGGCAAATCGCTGGTCGAAACTTTCATTTCGCTCCCACTCGTCATGCCGCCCGTAGCGACCGGCCTGATTCTTTTAAAAATCTTCGGTCGGCGCGGCGCAATCGGCGGCTTCCTTCACAACCATTTTGACTTCGACATCGTCTTCACCTGGCGCGCCGTGCTCATCGCTTTATGCGTGATGTCCTTTCCGCTGTTTGTGCGCTCGGCGCGGGTCGCGTTTGAAGAGATCAATCCGCGCCTTGAAGAAATCGCCCGCACTCTCGGCGCGGGAAATGGTCGCGTATTTTGCACTATCACCCTTCCCCTCGCCGCCCGCGGCATCGTCGGTGGCCTGCTGCTCGCCTTCGCGCGCGCGCTTGGCGAATTCGGCGCGACCATTATGATCGCCGGCAATATTCCCGGCCACACCTCCACCATCTCGCTCGCCATTTTTCAATCCGTCCAGCTCGGCCACGACGACAACGCCTATCGTCTGCTCGCCGTTTCCGTCGTGCTCGCATTTGCCGCTGTGTGGGGCAGCGAATGTTTTCTGCGCCGAAAAAAATCGCCATGA
- the modC gene encoding molybdenum ABC transporter ATP-binding protein, with protein sequence MNLVLKNISLPLAPFTLEVNAELRGRLTVIFGVSGAGKTSLLDLLAGLRRPTSAFIELAGRVLEDTSRKISVPTHERAIGYVPQDLALFPHLSVRKNLLYGKKSSANGNPEISFDRVIEILEIQPLISRAVTQLSGGEKQRVALARALLASPRLLLLDEPLASLNAELKARIIPYLARIRDEFRIPMLYVTHDRREMLALADELAILANGKIAQIGPVQEVLSRPANIVVASLLTVETIQPGRIVNRAENLVTVLVGATQLTATEQNLPTNTTDVHVCIRAEDVILVHGIEGASSARNRLPGVVKSIAHDGSLVRLELDCGFTLSVLVTRQACEEMALQPDSNLVALVKAPHIHLIPR encoded by the coding sequence ATGAATCTGGTGCTGAAAAATATTTCGCTACCGCTCGCGCCCTTCACGCTCGAAGTGAACGCCGAGTTGCGCGGCCGCCTTACCGTGATTTTTGGCGTTTCCGGCGCGGGTAAAACCTCGCTGCTCGATCTTCTCGCCGGCCTGCGACGCCCCACGTCCGCGTTCATCGAACTCGCTGGTCGCGTGCTTGAAGACACCTCCCGCAAAATCTCTGTCCCCACTCACGAACGCGCCATTGGTTACGTTCCGCAAGACCTGGCGTTGTTTCCACATTTGTCCGTGCGAAAAAATTTGCTCTACGGCAAGAAATCTTCGGCCAACGGCAATCCCGAAATCTCCTTCGACCGCGTCATCGAAATTTTAGAAATTCAACCGCTCATTTCGCGCGCCGTCACCCAGCTTTCCGGTGGCGAGAAACAACGCGTCGCCCTCGCCCGCGCCCTGCTCGCCTCGCCGCGATTACTGCTGCTCGACGAACCGCTCGCCAGCCTCAACGCTGAATTGAAAGCCCGCATCATTCCCTACCTCGCGCGCATCCGCGATGAGTTCCGTATCCCCATGCTCTACGTCACTCACGACCGCCGCGAAATGCTCGCGCTCGCCGATGAATTGGCCATTTTGGCCAATGGCAAAATCGCGCAGATCGGCCCGGTGCAGGAAGTCTTGAGCCGTCCCGCAAATATCGTCGTCGCGAGCTTGTTGACCGTCGAAACCATTCAACCCGGCCGCATCGTCAACCGCGCCGAAAATCTCGTAACCGTCCTCGTCGGCGCCACCCAACTAACCGCGACCGAACAAAATCTTCCCACAAACACCACCGACGTCCACGTCTGCATCCGTGCCGAGGATGTCATTCTGGTTCATGGTATCGAAGGGGCGAGCAGCGCGCGAAATCGTTTACCCGGCGTCGTGAAATCAATCGCGCATGATGGGTCATTGGTGCGCCTGGAATTGGACTGCGGCTTCACCCTGAGCGTGCTCGTCACCCGGCAAGCCTGTGAAGAAATGGCGCTCCAACCCGACAGCAATCTCGTCGCGCTGGTGAAAGCCCCACACATCCATTTGATTCCACGTTAA
- a CDS encoding class I SAM-dependent methyltransferase, with protein sequence MTDNPQRPVAGDFDYDKHGGGYAQQRRTDPRIAALVHQAFGSARTILNVGAGAGSYEPADRHVIAIEPSAAMRAQRPAHLTPAIHGVAENLPLDDQSVDASMAMVTIHQWRDLKKGLSELRRVTRGPIIILTFDGDALDRFWLADYIPELMAAERRRYPTMDFLRENLGGNIQIQTVPIPIDCVDGFTEAFYARPERFLDPAVRRSQSAWGFVEKTAEDRFVKTLTADLNSGAWEKRYAHWRQQPFFEGSLRLIIRAPIAGI encoded by the coding sequence ATGACCGACAATCCGCAACGCCCCGTCGCCGGAGATTTCGATTACGACAAACACGGCGGCGGTTACGCCCAGCAACGCCGCACCGACCCACGCATTGCCGCCCTTGTCCATCAGGCCTTTGGCAGTGCTCGCACCATTCTTAACGTCGGTGCCGGCGCAGGTTCGTACGAACCCGCCGACCGCCACGTCATCGCCATCGAACCTTCCGCTGCCATGCGCGCGCAACGCCCGGCGCACCTCACGCCCGCAATTCATGGTGTCGCCGAAAATCTGCCGTTGGATGATCAATCCGTTGACGCTTCGATGGCCATGGTCACCATCCACCAATGGCGCGACCTCAAAAAAGGCCTGAGCGAACTTCGCCGCGTCACCCGCGGCCCCATCATCATCCTCACCTTTGACGGCGACGCCCTCGACCGCTTCTGGCTCGCCGATTACATCCCCGAACTCATGGCCGCCGAGCGCCGCCGCTATCCTACCATGGATTTCCTCCGCGAAAATCTCGGTGGCAACATTCAAATCCAAACCGTCCCCATCCCTATAGATTGCGTGGATGGTTTCACCGAAGCCTTCTACGCGCGCCCCGAACGCTTCCTCGATCCCGCCGTCCGCCGCAGCCAATCCGCCTGGGGTTTCGTAGAAAAAACCGCTGAAGACCGCTTCGTGAAAACCCTGACCGCCGACCTCAACTCCGGCGCCTGGGAAAAGCGGTATGCCCACTGGCGGCAACAGCCTTTCTTTGAAGGGTCACTGAGATTGATTATAAGGGCTCCGATAGCCGGCATATAA